CAACatgcatatttttatttattgttattgtggATGGATAAGACAATTTTTCGAAATTATTTGGTAACGTGGCATctccaattttttaattacaaatagaATCTTTGTAGTAGGGTacttaaatatgtaatttttggGCCAATgtttttttggcaattttttggGCCAATTTTTGAGCCTTAAATTACATAGTGGAGCCCATGCACAATGTGTTGTGCACAAAAATGTATGGACACAtgttatatgtataatttaatatGTGGATGGTGTGATGTTTTATTcttcacaaaattttatttaaaaatcaattagatGTGTTATTCCAATTTACATAGTGAGAGATGATTATGAGCTTAGCGAAATTTTCGATGTCACTATGTAAAAAGGAATATCATGGTCTAGTTggatttttggaaataaaatttaaaaatgtatgtgCTAATGTCAACTTGTGTAATGAATGTAGTGAACATAGCCACTAAGAATGTAGTTGCTGATCTAACTAAGGGAGAAAAACTAGATGGAACCAGCTATGATATGTGGCATAGAAAAATTCAATATCTGCTTAATGAACAAGAGGTCCTTGAAACCCTAACCAATGTGATGATGCGACCTGAAAATGGGAATACTGCCCAACATCGCCGTGACTTAGAGGCCTATGAGTCTTGGGTTAAGAAAGATCGTTGTGCACGCTTCACTATGTTGAGTAGCATGCACAATGATCTTATTGGGGAGTTTGAGAACTACCCAAATGCCCAAGAGATGTGGAACCAGCTTAAGATTGCCTATGGAGGGACTTCAGCAACTAGGTTGCGAGCTCTTACTTTGAAGTTTGAGTAATATGTTATGGATTCAAAACATAGCACAGCTGACATCTAAGGACAATGTCAGCATTGATCCGTGACCTAAAGGCTGCTGGCAATAATCTCTCTGATGAACAACAGGTCACAGCGATGATACGTTCACTGCCTGAACCTACTTGGGGGCAAATGAAGCTTGTTTTGACACATAGTGAGAATATCAAGACTTTTGCTGATATTTCTCGTTATCTTGAGCTTGAGGCAAAGCGCATAGGGGCGCACCAAAACACCCTCCTTATCGCCCAATCTGGGCAGCGGAAGGCATTCAGGCCTAAACGCAAAGGACAAGGGAGGAATGCCAAAGGGGCTGGTAACCTTGGGCCTAAAGAAGGCAAGATAGCAAAGTGCCAAAAGGGCAAGCGTGCTAAGAAGGACAAGGCAAAGATCAAGTGCTACAACTGTGGTAAGAAGGGTCACTTCGCTCATGAGTGCACTGAGTCGAAGAAGGTATCCTTTCTTAACAACTCTGCTATTACTTATGTTTGTACACATGTTTTTGTTGCTCATACTATTCTTGGGTGGATTGTAGATTCAGGAGAAACCAAACATATAGCCAGAGATAGAGTTGGGTGTGTAGATTACAACAAAGATACCAACAGGCACACAGTACGTTATTTTGGGTAACGGAGCTCAAGAAGAAGTCATAGGAGTTGGAACCTACCAGCTCAAATTGCGTCTAGGACGTACGTAACTTCTTCATGATGTACTTCATACACTTGGTGTCCAATGTAATCTATGTTCAGTACTTACTATGCTTAGACTTGGATTTAGTTTCCGTTTCGATGGTCCTCAgttggatttttatttaaataaaaccttGTATGGACATGGTTATTTATCTAATAATTTCTTTACGTTGGATTTAGAtcattcctctttttctttcattgctCATAATGATGATGTTTCTGATTCTGTAATGTGGCATGCTAGACTTGGACACATAGGAAAAGATAGATTGGCTAGACTAGCTAGAGAAGGCCTATTGGGGTCTATCATTAATGTAAGCCTACCTATGTGTGAACCTTGTTTAGTTGGAAAGGCCTGTAGGAAGCCTTTTGGTAAGGCTCCAAGGGCAACTCATCCTTTGGAATTAGTCCATTCGGACATATGTGGACCTATGAATGTTAAGGCACGCCATGGCGCCTCTTATTTTCTTACATTTATAGATGACTATTCACATTTTAGTTATGTCTATTTGATCTTCCATCGCTTTGAAGCATTAGATTGCTTTAAGCGCTTTGTGGCAAAGGTTAAGAACCAGAAAGAAAGGAACCTAAAGGTTTTTCAAACTGATAGGGGTCGTGAATATTTGTCTAAACAGTTTCAGGAACTGTGTGAGGAAAAAGGGATACGTAGACAATTGACGATTCCTGgcactccacaacaaaatggtgttgcAGAGAGAAGGAATCATACTCTATTAGAGATGGTTAGATTGATGATGGCGCAAGCTAACCTTCCAATTTCGTTTTGGGGGGATGCATTGTTGACTGCTGCCTACATCCTTAACCGTGTGCCTTCTAAGTCAGTTCCCACAACACCATATGAGTTATGGACTGGTGCAAAACCCAATTTGGAAAACTTATGGCCTTGGGGTTGTGCAGGTTTTGTTCATAGTACCTCCCATAAGTATGGGAAAATGGGCCCTAGAGCAAGTAAGAAAATCTTTATAAGATATTCAGAAAGCTTAAAGGGGTATGTAATGTATGGTGAACATTTTGATAATGGAATGACTGAGATAGAGTCTCGTGATGTCAACTTCATTGAAAATGATTTTCCAAGCATTAGTGAAGCAAAACAAGATCTTCAGCTTTATGAGCTACAAGAACTTGAAGGTGTCATACCATCTTTGGGCGAGGGTGGAGAATCACAACTTCATCCTGAAATTGCCAAAGATAGTGGGAGTGATTTGGCTCCTAGTAGGGGTAAATTGCTAGATAGTGACACACAAGGATCCAAGGTACGTAGAAGTGAACGTGGAACTATTCCCCGTCGTCATTTTGAGATTGAGGGGGAATTGTTTATATGTGATTCACTGGACCTTGATGAGCCTGCTTCCTATGAGGAAGCATTAGCTTCACCTGCTTCATATGAATGGATAGTTTCTATGAGGGATGAGATGGATTCTATGGCAAAGAATCAAGTTTGGGAGTTGGTTGACCTTCTGCCTGGGCGCAAGATCATTGGAAACAAGTGGGTCTTAAAAATAAAGCACAAGGCAAATGGATCAATTGACAAATATAAGGCTTGTTTTGTGGCGAAAGGCTATACCCAGAGAAGGGATAGACTATTAAGAGACTTTCTCCCCAGTAGTGAGATTCGTTTCTATTCGCCTTATTCTAGCTATTGTTGCACATTTGGATTTGGAACTCTTCCAAATggaatgatgcgaacctcaatcgacacgctttaagacccaacaaaaatattagaatatttaataccaaatgatgtgaaccgcaatcgacacgctttgagacccaacaaaaatattggaatacttgcccaagaaaactaaattcagatttttgatagaaaccctgacccaatgtttataatcgaaacgtgaaccaaaggtataagttgaccttgacccaatgattataaagaatcacgaaccgaaggtataaagtttgaacgctacaaggaagaatccctgataagttcacagttcttgaagaaccaaaagaagagcaaagcgtcacattttctgatttttattcaataatatattatataaaaaacgtttacagacttcagggcctatttaagggctccataaaacttgacagacaagaaaatatattctaaaataactcctaattgataccttaccatatcaggaatcaactttgacctaaaaagcattaaatgcacctaaaaacaaggaattaaatcacctaaacctaaaataacgtttttacataaaaataccaaaaataataaattacaataattaagcagtaaattgtgtcctacatcagacccctccacttgaaacaaactcgtcctcgagttcaactttgaaatctgaaatcttccactccaaataaacaaatacttcgaatgctttaatgacttgatttggttgtgaaatttgaatccttcataaagtgtagcagaaaatttcttctcatctactttcaatttatttgcaacatcaatcaacaaaggattgataataaaattaaaattttctactccaagaaaatcaacatattgtatagtcatcttcaacaaatcaactgaggcttgaggattgtgagttgtggactcatccgcatatttgacctcaattgaaccttccacaatgttctcaataattaccatctctttattttttatttttttcaagttttttttttcttggatgataacaggaaataaaatataaaaggatagaaaactaattttagaacctgtgctctgataccaaatgatgtgaacctcaatcgacacgctttgagatccaacaaaaatattggaatatttaataccaaatgatgcgaacctcaatcgacacgctttgagacccaacaaaaatattggaatacttgcccaagaaaactaaaattcagatttttgatagaaaccctgacccaacgtttataatcgaaacgcgaaccaaaggtataagttgaccttgacccaatgattataaagaatcacaacCGAAGGCATAAcgtttgaatgccacaaggaagaatccctaataagtttacagttcttgaagaaccaaaagaagagcaaagcctcaccttttctgatttttattcaataatatattatataaaaaacatttacagacttcagagcctatttaaggtttccataaaacttgacagacatgaaaatatattctaaaataactcctaattgataccttaccatatcaggaatcaactttgacctaaaaagcattaaatgcacctaaaaataaggaattaaatcacctaaacctaaaataacgtttttacataaaaataccaaaaataataaattacaataattaaacagtaaattatATCCTACATCAGATGTGAAGACTGCATTTCTCAATGCagaactagacgaggagatCTATATGGATCAACCTATTGGCTTTAAGGTCAAGGAACAAGGGTGCAAAGTGTGCCGCCTTAAGCGTTCCATTTATGGCTTAAAGCAAGCGTCTAGACAATGGtatttcaaatttcataaagCTATTATTTCGATTGGTTTCGAAATGATGGAAGAAGACCACTGTGTGTATGTCAAATGATCAGGAAAGAGTTTACTTATCCTGTCTTTGTATATGGACGACATTTTGTTGGCTGGAAATGATATGGAGATGATTGTCACCACCAAAAGGTGCTTGTCCTCTACTTTTGAAATGAAAGACATGGGTGAGGCTAATTATGTGCTTGGAGTTAAGATCTTCAGGGATCACTCAAAGAAGCTTCTTGGTTTGTCTCAAGAAACttacataaaaatgatcttaGAGCGATTTCGTATGCATAATTCCAAACCCATAGACACTCCAATTGAGAAGGGACATACATTAAGCCTTGAAAATTGCCCTAAatcagaaaaggaaaagagagaaatggcaAGAGTTCCCTATGCAACTGCAGTTGGAAGTCTGATGTATGCTATGTTGTGTACTCGACCAGACATCTATTTTGCAGTTGGTATGGTTAGTCGTTATGAAAGTAATCCAGGACCTGTTCATTGGCAAGCAGTTAAGAGGATTTTTCGATACCTTCGTAGGACATCGGATCTCATTCTTTGCTATCAGGGTGGAGATTTGAGATTGAGAGGTTATTTTGATGCTGACTGGGCCAGTGATAAAGATGAGCGTAAGTCCACTACAGGTTATGCATTTCTACTTAGTGGTGCAGCTATCTCTTGGTGCAGTAAGAAACAGTCTTGCATTGCTTTATCCACAATGGAGTCTACGTATGTTGCTTGTTTAGCAGTAGCATAAAAAGCTGTTTGGTTAAAGAGATTTTTCCAAAGCCTAAAGGTGACATCTCTTGCAGATGAAGCTGTAAAGATGTATTGTGATAGTATGGCAGCCTTGGCTCATGCTGAAGATCCTAAGTATCATAGCAAAAGCAAACACATACAGACTCGTTATGACTACATTTGTCTTGCTATTACACAAGGAGAGGTGATCCTCCAACATATCTCCACTAGCAGGATGGTGGTTGATCCACTTACTAAAGTCATTGCTAGAGATGCTTTTTAGGCTCATGTTAGGAGTTTGGGACTTTGTAGGATTTGATATGTTTTTGGATACCTTATGGACATTTATGTTTATTCATACTTTATGCAATAATgatgttatttattttgattcaCCTTGCGATGTGATTGATATTGCATACTGAGCACACATTATTTAAGAATATGTCACCAGGCTTAGATCAGTTTACTCACATAGACGATCACCTTAGCGCTTGAGGAGCGAGCAGGATGAGACATAGTGATCACTTTGTTTTTCTGTAAATCAAGTAAGTGATCATCTTGACGCTTAGGAAGGCGTGCAAGATAATATAATGAATGTCGTCTTAGCTAGGCTAAGATGAGACTTATGGGAGTTGCATTTGAAGTGTATCCACAACTTCATGAAGCCTGAATAAAGCCAAATGTGAGATCTTGGACAGGAACTTGGTGTGTAACTGTGCTGAGAAACTTAGGTTGGTTGCCTCTGTGGCAATTGGACTAAGGTTTGTACGGTGTTTGAGTGTGACAAGCCTAGTTGAGTGGGAGCTCCAACGTAGCATACAAATTATACTGTACGTGCTATAGCCGACCAATTAAGGGAATGATTGGATAGATCCCTACTTCGTCACTATGTGAGCCCTAGTCGACCATTATATGGTCCATTCTGTGCCCTTTTTCGATCTAGAACTATGTCATGAAGTGAATGCTTGATGTCGCTACTTTAGCATGTCATCTCAAGGCCATGATATATACGGTCTCGCGGAGCATGTCTAGGAAAGCGGTTAAGTGTGAATGAATCGACATGAGTGTCTGGGGAAGATTATTTAGAACACACCATTTATTTTATGGCTCATAGCCCGAGCGATTATGAGGAATTTGTTTTTCAACATAATCATGAGCATATTATATAGTATAGAATCAAGTGTTgctttgcgttttttttttttttttttgaactcatGAGGGATTAAAGAAACTTGATTAGGTGTGATTAAATAATCTGGGGCATAGACGAGATATTATGAGTGATGTACTATGTTAGTTTAGATGGTGACTTAATATAGTACTCCTACCCTACACCTTCTCATCAGGTCGCACAATccatttttctatataaagagaGGATTGGACAAGAGATTGAAAGGATCCATTTTTTACTGTAGTGCCCAGTGTGGACGAGTGGGAGATGTTAGAAATTGGGctggttttgacccaacccataaACCATGGCCCATGGATCGTCCACATGGGTTATCTGATaagtaagtttaaatttaaactaactGATATTGATATGAGTTATCAATATCAGTAGTGGgataatttaaacttaacaaaTATTGATATGAGTTATCAATATCAGTAGAagagtaatttaaatttattagatAAGATCTTTTAGAGATCACATATATCTGATAGTAAGTGAATCTTTATTAGTATTTAAAATACTCCTATATCAATTAAAAAGATGATGATAGACACAATGAGTGAACATACATATAGTTTTGAATGCTCTCTCAAAATAAACCATCTCTTTGGGACACCATCAATTGTTCCCTAAAATTTGGAGCGTGGAAATTAGGAGAAACTCTAATAGTCTCTCTTGCGACTTAGAGGTGTTCCACAAAGGAGTTCGTAAAGCAAGCAAAGGACAAGATCCAGGCATTTGGTGATCTATTCCACCAAAGGTATGTGTCTATATGACCTCTAGtaaagtatataattttttcaacaCATATATTGAATAACTTgtgtttatttagaaaaaaataacttGTACTTATATTTGAATTCACGATAAAGATTGTAGGCCTATTTGATATGTAGCATCTGGTATGAACAAAAAGTTACTATGAATTTTAAGTAAAGTTTATAGTGTACTTTTACGTtagaatcaaaaaaaaaattgtgtgtggttgtttcaaaaaataaaaaataaaaaggatggtttcaaaatgaaacttttatgtggcgtttggtatggggtaatgttttaggattcccaggaatgtttaaagattcccatgtttggttacaaatcacgctaaggaatcagatgccaggggaatgtggattcccctctcagtaggaatgtggattccctttaaaacaggtgggaatccagattcccaagcttaaaggaaattgtattttttataaattgacaattttaaccattttttcattatcatttaagcaattaagatcaaatataaaacaaattattatggattaaattcttttaaaattattattaagaataaaagcatttgagaatttatatagttatttttgtattgtacctgtcattttgaaatgtttagactataattttaatgaatttttcataattaataatttatatttggtttttcattatttatttagatgaagatttttttttttaaggacttgataattcacattcaaatctaaggatagaataggaaaaataaataattcatttaagattcctgggaataaaccaaatattatcatctcacattcctaggaatcttaaaatattcccaatgaaaccaaacacaggaatagctacattcttaggaatgtgattcctaggaatcacattcctaggaatctggatgacgagagtaatgtggattccctgtaccaaacgccacattaaaGTGTTGACTTTAGAGATAGAAATCCAAAATTGTAAAAGTTAATGGACAAAAATCGAAATGACACTCAAACTTTAGGGTGGAAATTAcaatttgagttttaaaaaaaaaatatcccaaACTAAAGAGAGTGGGATGTATGAGCTCTGCTGCTTGCATAGCTGTAAAACTAAAACCGGGGATGACCGCCAATGAGATCCAAACAAAGGTAACATAAGTTAACGCTGTTTCCAATTTTTTAGTACAGGCACAGATCATTCTCACGTTCGCATTCTTTGTTGGTTTCTTTTGAAATACAATACTAggtctagagagagagagagagagagagatgggaggCAGAGGGGAAGAGAGAGTGGAAGGTGAAGGAGTAATGGCGACTGACTTTTTCTGGTCGTACACAGATGAACCCCACGCTAGCAGGCGCCGCCAGATTCTCTCTCAGTACCCTCAGATCAAGGATCTTTTTGGTCCTGACCCCTTTGCTCTCTTcaaggttcttcttcttcttcttcaacattCCATTTGCTTCATATTTCAATATTCGTTGCTACCTGCATtgtaaattcttttttctttgagttttctAGTTTCTCCTTCAATTTGGACTTCTgggttttctatatatatattttttaatcaatccTGTTTATCAGCTTTGTGCTTGttcacaattttatttgatgggtttttgtgagattttattgttaGCGAATTTATGGTTGGTGGCACTTTCCAAGTTTCTTGATGATTGTTGTACTTTTTGGCATCTGCCATGCATGGATCTGTTTTAATTCAAATCATTTCTGGTTCACGCTAACCAGTAACCAATGGATTGCCAAtatttcacttctttttttttcttttttcttttttaaacgaatattaaattctaaaatggGACTTTGCTTCATGTTGAAGATATAATAAAACTTTAGAATTTTGCTGTTTTGCATTTTGGTTTTCCTTCATTATGTTAATCTCATAGTCAATATTTCATCTTGTCTTTAAGCCAATGAAATCTTGTATGTGGAGTGTGAGATTGTGAGTTCAAAACCCGTTGGATGCGTGTGTAACTTGTCAACTGAAACTACTATTTCATCTTGTCTATAAAAACATTCTATTAGGTATTTTCCCTCTATTAAGTTTAGTTTTTAGAATCGAGTTTTCTGTGTCAATGTCTGTCTTTTGTTTATAGTGATTCTGGAATCCACCAACTTATGAAAATTTGTAATGGGTTTCATGAGATCTCCATAATATAAGTGCTCTGTGTGTGcatatttttatagtttattctttttcttctgagGAACACAAAAGTCAATCTGCTCTTATGTGCCTAGTTAGACTCCTGCACTTCTCTCATTTACCTGCACTGGAAGTTTCTTTTTGTAGTTTGCTGATTGTTCTTATTCTAGATGTGGTACTTAGCGTAAGCTTAACAAGTAGCACTCTAGACTAGACGAGTGATTTGGAGCTGAGAAGCTTTTCTCATATGGTTTGAGAAGGTAATCGTCTATTTATGATCATGTTTGGCTTAAAAATGGtaatattattgaaaatgttaCCTATGCATTCATCTAAGTGTTCTGTTATGTCTTTGAAGCTGTGTAGAAATTTATGAGCCACTTGACCAGCAAAAGgctggtttttggtttttagcattgttaaaattttacaacattcttTCCTGCGCACACCCTCTTAACCCCAACAAGTATGCAGAAAGAAACATGAAGTAGCGAGATTATTGGAAATGTTGTTGAATGTTAATAGGATGTTCGGCAGTGTCTTTAATTACTGGATATCAAAATTGGTTTATGTGCATTGAAGGCAATTTCGAAAATCTATGAAAAACCCTATGAAAGAGATGATGACCACATTCGGAACCTTATTTATTTGGTTAACTACCCAATTAAGAAAGCCTGTAGTAATTTGCTTATTTTTCAGTGGTGAATTTATATAGTGATTATTTTACTTTAAAGTGTATTCATTCTTATAATACCATATCAGCTATTTTATTATGTTCATGCCCTTGTTACTGTGGTGTTGCAGATTGCTGTGGTTGTTTTGCTTCAGCTATGGACGGCAACTTTGCTCCAGAATGCTGGTTGGCTGAAGATACTGGCAATAGCCTACTTCTTTGGCTCTTTTCTCAACCACAACCTCTTCTTGGCCATCCATGAGCTCAGCCACAATCTTGCCTTCTCAACCCCAGTATACAACCGTTGGCTTGGGATTTTTGCTAACCTCCCTATTGGTGTACCCATGTCTGTCACCTTTCAAAAATATCACCTTGAGCATCATCGGTTCCAAGGTGTTGATGGCATTGATATGGACATTCCAAGTCACACTGAAGCTCATCTTGTGACAAATGTTATTTCCAAAAGCATATGGGTCATTTTGCAACTCTTCTTCTATGCTCTCCGGCCTCTATTTCTGAAACCAAAGCCTCCTGGTTGTTGGGAATTCATCAACACATTTATTCAGATATCCCTTGATGCATTTATGGTTTACTTTTGGGGATGGAAATCTTTTGCCTATTTGATCCTTTCCACATTTGTTGGGGGTGGGATGCACCCAATGGCTGGTCACTTCATTTCGGAGCATTATGTCTTCAACCCTGAACAGGAGACATATTCTTACTATGGCCCCCTGAATCTTATGACATGGAATGTGGGGTACCACAACGAGCACCATGATTTCCCTAGAATTCCTGGGAACAAGCTGTATAAGGTGAAGGAGATTGCACCTGAGTATTATGAAGGTTTACACTCATATAAATCTTGGAGCCAGGTTATTTATATGTATGTTATGGACCGAACAGTTGGGCCTTTTAGCCGAATGAAGAGGAAGGTAAAGAAAACTGAATaggtgttttcatttttataccTGTTCCATATTTTTTATCCTTGTTCCCTGGATTGGTAATGGTAATTACCTTTGTAATTCGCTATGTATTTGTAACATTTTTGAAGAGTGCTTTAGTTTTAGGCTAAAAGAGTTAGTTGTTTGTTCATTCATTAACATTTCAGAAGAACATCTGTTTACTGAATTATGCCTTTAAGATGTGGGGTATATCTATATTGATAATAATATCTATagtaatttctctctctctctctctctctctctctctctcatgcacgCACACACACAGAACTTGTGAGTTTCTTACCCTTTATACTTGGCACTAAGTAAGCTTTAGTGTGCAGTTTCATTCTTTTGCTTTTGTATTTTAAGTACTTTCAATTCTTGCAATGTAGAATTTGTTTTCTCTGACTGGAAAATTGAAATCCAAGCAAAAATTATGGTGGCAATTTTTGGCTCAATTAATACATGTTTGTAGCTGATGTAGGCAAAATAAATTACTTGAGATCTCTGTATTTCAGAGGTTTCTAGTTTGGTTGTGTTATGATATAATGATGTAGTTTGGTTGTGTTATGATATAATGATGCAGGACAACCTAGGCTTCTCACCTAGATTAGTCCCACCGTAGACCTCAGGCTTCCCACCTAAGGTGTTTGGATTCAccaccaaacaaacacaatgCAATTTTTGCGAataatctcaataataataatcgtAGTAtgtagaaaataaaagaaatcatcTAGAGCTTTATATGCAGCTTCCAGGAATTAcaatgataaagataaattatcctaaacaaattttaaacaatctcaaatactaATCTGATAAtcttaaaaatctcaaatactaatatgataatcctaacaatctcaaatactaatccaaTACTAAAGATAAACACAAATAAAgataacataaatgataaagATAATCTCCATAGATGTGCTATTATGTGGTGTCCGCACCAACTCTCCTAGGGTGGGAGAAACTCGACCTCGTTGAGTAAAGCTCATAAGGATCAAGTGACATCAGAATAAGCTCCATCAAGCCACAGGCTCACTATGTCAGCATGGCGCCTCTGTCGACGCTCATATGTGCGGGTGATAGGAGGTAGAGATGAGGTGGTAGCAAGTATATCCAAGTAAGCCTCCAAAAGAGCGGGATCAAGCTGCTGCAACTCCTCTCTGGTGATCCATGTACAATCAGAATCAAGCCGTCCTCGCCAGCAAACCAAGAAGCGTTGAATTGTTCCATCCCTAGTGAAAATAGACTGCTCATCCAAAATAACATCAATAATATCTTTATGTGCCTTTTGGAAAGAAGATGGTGTAGGGCTAAACACAGGGTTagccaaagaagaagagggtGGATCATCAAAAGGGTCATAGGGAATAACTGCTGGACCTTTAAAAGCGATTAAATCAACAATATTAAAAGTAGAACTAATACCATAATCTAAACGTATATCAATCACATAAGCAATCGATCCAAGTTTCTTTAATACCTTGAATGGGCTAGCACTACAGGCCTGCAATTTCTTAACGGTTCCCGAAGGATTTCGTTTAGGCCTGATACGAATCATAACATAATTTCCTACATCAAAGTCTAAATGACGTCGATGTAAATCAGCCTGAGTCTTATACTTAAGATTACTAGCATGAATTCGTTTGTTGATCTCTTTATGCAGCTCATGCATGTGACTAGCAAACTCTACTGCAGACACAAAAACCCTATCAGGTGAGGACATTGGGAGAAGGTCTAAAGGTCTCCTAAGTGTATAACCATGAACAACTTCAAATGGACTCATACCTATGGACCTATTGATTGAGTTATTGTATGCAAATTGGGCCACAGGGAGTATAGATTCCCAAGTCCTACCATTCTCACCTATGAGACACCTCAAAGGATTTCTTAGACTCCTATTTACAACCTCAGTTTGACCATCAATTTAAGGATGGTATGCTGTGGAGAATTTCAACTTTGTTCCCATCATGTGCCAAAAGGTCTTCCAAAAACAGCTCATGAATTTAGCATCCCTATCTGACACAATTGTTTTAGGTAACCCATACAACTTAACAATCTTATCAAAGAAAATCTTGGCTACCTTGGATGCATCAGATGTCTTAGAGCATGGAAGAAAGTGAGCCATCTTAGAAAACCAGTCAACCACTACAAGAATGGAATCAAACTTCCTAAGGGTACGGGGGAGA
The sequence above is drawn from the Castanea sativa cultivar Marrone di Chiusa Pesio chromosome 5, ASM4071231v1 genome and encodes:
- the LOC142633303 gene encoding sphingolipid delta(4)-desaturase DES1-like, encoding MGGRGEERVEGEGVMATDFFWSYTDEPHASRRRQILSQYPQIKDLFGPDPFALFKIAVVVLLQLWTATLLQNAGWLKILAIAYFFGSFLNHNLFLAIHELSHNLAFSTPVYNRWLGIFANLPIGVPMSVTFQKYHLEHHRFQGVDGIDMDIPSHTEAHLVTNVISKSIWVILQLFFYALRPLFLKPKPPGCWEFINTFIQISLDAFMVYFWGWKSFAYLILSTFVGGGMHPMAGHFISEHYVFNPEQETYSYYGPLNLMTWNVGYHNEHHDFPRIPGNKLYKVKEIAPEYYEGLHSYKSWSQVIYMYVMDRTVGPFSRMKRKVKKTE